From the genome of Nitrospira sp., one region includes:
- the ccsB gene encoding c-type cytochrome biogenesis protein CcsB, translated as MMRSLFLFDMTFWLYLAALSLYVAYLFAKRPAMQMAPAGHPIDNLEDRDGAWATQLGQVATLVTVFGWVLNTLALTTRAFERMEHSGTFAPWSNQFEAMAYVSWAIILGYVLLEFRYRIKAVGAFVVGIGFIAMGAASLLPYRYQTAEPLVPALNSYWIYIHVSVTLTSYAAFAMAGGLGLMYLFKERAVNRGIQSRFYAAFPDLETIDELGYKAIMLGFPLLAFGIILGAMWANYAWGGYWSWDPKETWSLIVWLIYGAYIHARMTRGWEGHKAAIYAIFGFLMVIFCFWGVNFLLSGLHAYA; from the coding sequence ATGATGCGATCACTATTTCTCTTCGATATGACATTCTGGCTCTACCTGGCCGCCCTGAGCCTCTATGTCGCGTATCTTTTCGCCAAGCGTCCCGCCATGCAGATGGCTCCGGCGGGGCATCCGATCGACAACCTGGAAGACCGTGATGGCGCCTGGGCCACCCAGTTAGGGCAAGTCGCGACGTTAGTCACCGTATTCGGATGGGTACTAAATACCCTCGCGTTGACCACCCGCGCGTTTGAGCGAATGGAGCATTCGGGGACCTTCGCTCCGTGGTCGAATCAGTTCGAGGCCATGGCCTACGTATCCTGGGCCATTATTCTGGGATACGTGCTTCTGGAATTCCGATACCGAATCAAAGCGGTCGGCGCATTTGTGGTGGGTATTGGGTTCATTGCCATGGGCGCGGCGTCGCTGCTGCCCTATCGATATCAAACCGCTGAGCCACTCGTCCCGGCATTGAACAGTTATTGGATTTATATCCACGTCTCCGTCACGCTGACGAGTTATGCGGCCTTTGCCATGGCCGGCGGGTTGGGGCTGATGTATCTGTTCAAGGAGCGGGCGGTGAATCGTGGCATCCAGTCAAGATTTTATGCGGCCTTCCCCGATCTCGAAACGATCGATGAGCTGGGGTATAAGGCGATCATGTTGGGATTCCCGCTGCTGGCCTTCGGGATCATCCTGGGAGCGATGTGGGCCAACTATGCGTGGGGCGGGTACTGGAGTTGGGACCCCAAGGAAACCTGGTCGCTGATCGTATGGTTGATCTATGGGGCCTACATCCACGCCCGGATGACGCGGGGATGGGAAGGGCATAAGGCGGCCATCTACGCGATCTTCGGATTTTTGATGGTGATTTTCTGCTTCTGGGGAGTGAATTTCCTGCTCTCCGGTCTTCATGCGTACGCGTAG
- a CDS encoding cytochrome c biogenesis protein ResB — translation MNDKFDAASDVSAPRPSTSGLGWDEFSREVVDFFASIKLAMFLFIVLAMTATIGTVIQQGERPETYVQEYGEEAYRWFLRLGFTDVYHTWWFTGLLGLLCVNSLTCFYKRFPGVWRSMRQDKVSVSLSFIQGMKQQTTLALGQPKETVAERLVRLFAEKGYRVLAKSDPGEITVYATKGIMGRIGAHVAHLSATVIVLGGLLGSYYGFQEFGVCLEGQTYHIPRGNFDLRVDKFWIDYHENGSVKSYNSTLTVIDQGTPTMTKTITVNDPLVYKGIWFYQSSYGDAWDQIEAARINIKEKASEKILATVDLEWNKEKAVDGLPLKMKMTDFVADFAFNSTEKKVFSKTAEHANPAIRLTVDERSSVQSTPWVFYHYPDLFEIKDSAYQFEFIGYQPKKFTGLQIARNPGINMVWIGCTMLVVGMTLSSLIYHRRLWAKIIPGESGVTLHLGGTTHKSQIDFQKEFKKLTEKIQAQT, via the coding sequence ATGAACGATAAATTCGATGCAGCATCCGATGTAAGCGCGCCGCGGCCTTCCACGTCCGGACTGGGATGGGATGAATTTTCCCGCGAAGTCGTCGACTTTTTCGCCTCGATCAAGTTGGCGATGTTCTTGTTCATTGTCCTCGCCATGACCGCGACCATCGGTACGGTCATCCAGCAAGGCGAACGCCCGGAAACCTATGTGCAGGAATACGGAGAGGAGGCCTATCGCTGGTTTCTTCGCCTGGGGTTTACGGATGTCTATCATACCTGGTGGTTTACGGGGCTGCTCGGACTGCTCTGCGTCAATTCGCTCACCTGTTTTTACAAACGATTTCCTGGCGTCTGGCGCTCGATGCGCCAGGATAAGGTCAGTGTCTCGCTGTCCTTTATCCAGGGGATGAAGCAGCAGACCACCCTTGCGCTCGGCCAACCCAAGGAAACTGTTGCTGAGCGCCTGGTGAGGCTGTTTGCTGAAAAAGGTTACCGGGTGCTGGCGAAAAGCGATCCTGGGGAAATCACCGTCTATGCGACCAAAGGCATCATGGGCCGGATCGGGGCGCATGTCGCCCATTTGAGCGCGACGGTCATCGTCTTGGGCGGGCTCTTGGGCAGCTATTATGGATTTCAGGAGTTCGGAGTCTGTCTCGAGGGACAGACCTATCATATCCCGCGGGGCAACTTTGATTTACGCGTCGACAAGTTCTGGATCGACTACCATGAAAACGGGTCGGTGAAGTCCTATAACAGCACCCTGACGGTCATCGATCAGGGGACGCCGACCATGACGAAGACCATCACCGTCAACGATCCGTTGGTCTATAAGGGCATTTGGTTCTATCAGTCCAGTTATGGCGATGCTTGGGACCAAATTGAAGCGGCGCGCATCAATATCAAGGAGAAGGCGAGCGAGAAAATCCTGGCGACGGTCGATCTGGAGTGGAATAAGGAAAAGGCTGTGGACGGACTGCCGTTAAAAATGAAAATGACCGATTTCGTGGCGGATTTTGCCTTTAATTCGACCGAGAAAAAGGTCTTCTCCAAGACGGCTGAACACGCTAACCCTGCCATTCGGTTGACGGTGGATGAGCGCAGCTCCGTGCAATCCACGCCCTGGGTGTTTTATCATTACCCGGATCTGTTTGAGATCAAGGATTCGGCCTATCAGTTCGAATTTATCGGATATCAGCCCAAGAAGTTCACCGGACTGCAGATTGCGAGGAATCCCGGCATCAACATGGTGTGGATTGGGTGTACGATGTTGGTCGTGGGCATGACGCTGTCGTCGCTGATTTATCACCGGCGGCTGTGGGCGAAGATTATCCCTGGCGAGTCCGGGGTGACGCTGCACCTCGGGGGCACCACGCATAAGAGTCAAATCGATTTTCAAAAAGAGTTCAAAAAGCTGACGGAAAAGATTCAAGCACAGACCTGA
- a CDS encoding TlpA family protein disulfide reductase, with translation MSDQTNQTSSETTGRKGPGRTVVVLAAAAILGAMFLVVWLQSSKYEPLVVGKQAPDFQLPDLNEKPLRLSDYRGKVVFLNFWATWCKPCREEMPSMEVLYKNFEKDGLVILAVSIDRVTTKKEIPPFVKGLNLTFPVLVDSWGQTDKRYKLMGVPETYIIDQQGVLREKVIGPRDWTRLDNLKVLTQLLKPAEKAASLPAAQVSPAS, from the coding sequence ATGAGTGACCAGACGAATCAGACATCATCCGAGACCACGGGGCGAAAGGGACCTGGTCGAACGGTTGTCGTGCTTGCCGCCGCTGCCATTTTGGGCGCAATGTTTTTGGTGGTCTGGCTGCAGAGTTCAAAGTACGAACCTCTCGTCGTTGGCAAGCAGGCGCCGGACTTTCAGCTTCCTGATTTGAATGAGAAGCCGTTGCGATTGTCGGACTATCGGGGCAAAGTCGTCTTCCTGAATTTTTGGGCGACCTGGTGCAAGCCCTGCCGTGAAGAAATGCCTTCCATGGAAGTGTTGTACAAGAATTTCGAAAAGGATGGGTTGGTCATCCTGGCAGTCAGCATCGATCGGGTGACGACGAAGAAAGAGATCCCGCCTTTTGTCAAAGGATTGAATCTCACCTTCCCCGTGCTGGTCGATTCCTGGGGACAAACGGATAAGCGCTATAAGTTAATGGGCGTGCCTGAGACCTATATTATCGATCAGCAAGGCGTGTTGCGTGAAAAGGTGATCGGGCCTCGGGATTGGACGCGTCTCGACAATCTCAAGGTGCTCACGCAATTGTTAAAACCGGCCGAAAAGGCGGCGAGCCTGCCCGCTGCTCAGGTGTCGCCGGCCTCGTGA